Proteins encoded in a region of the Gulosibacter sediminis genome:
- a CDS encoding HAD family hydrolase, producing MTATIIFDFDGTVAVGDGPVWAYARVAAESAGDAYLDRVATGLTEYAAGNAEYRDGYDVVGSLARADGVDEATLSRAYQHSRTQLGTDEAPVAPAPGLAELVARLDPSIRLVLATNAPADGIDRALEAWGLAESFAGRHFTVGKPTGLEPIIRAALESGPVLSIGDIYEFDLAPAAALGATTALVGATAESSTEQPTLRGRTLAELVPDILAWSATAASSPASPHRTTSIER from the coding sequence GTGACCGCAACCATCATCTTCGATTTCGACGGCACCGTTGCCGTCGGCGACGGCCCCGTGTGGGCCTACGCCCGCGTGGCCGCGGAGTCGGCTGGTGATGCCTACCTCGACCGGGTCGCGACCGGCCTGACCGAGTACGCCGCGGGTAACGCCGAGTACCGCGACGGCTACGACGTCGTCGGCTCGCTCGCCCGCGCCGACGGCGTCGACGAGGCCACGCTGAGCCGTGCCTACCAGCACAGCCGCACCCAGCTCGGCACCGACGAGGCTCCCGTCGCCCCGGCCCCCGGCCTCGCCGAGCTCGTCGCGCGGCTCGACCCGAGCATCCGCCTCGTGCTCGCGACCAACGCGCCGGCCGATGGCATCGACCGCGCGCTCGAAGCCTGGGGCCTCGCCGAGTCGTTCGCCGGGCGGCACTTCACGGTCGGCAAGCCCACCGGGCTCGAGCCGATCATCCGCGCCGCCCTCGAGTCCGGCCCGGTGCTCTCGATCGGCGACATCTACGAGTTTGACCTCGCCCCGGCCGCCGCCCTCGGCGCCACCACCGCTCTTGTCGGCGCCACGGCCGAGAGCTCGACCGAGCAGCCCACGCTGCGCGGCCGCACGCTCGCCGAGCTCGTGCCCGACATTCTCGCCTGGTCCGCAACCGCGGCCAGCTCTCCCGCGTCACCCCACCGCACCACCAGCATCGAAAGGTAA
- the phnD gene encoding phosphate/phosphite/phosphonate ABC transporter substrate-binding protein, whose amino-acid sequence MRKSLAATSLLAVAALTLTGCAAGDSDASATSGSSEWPESITISLVPSTEGEDLAEALDPLTTYLSDELGIEVNGVVATDYAATVEALGADQAQVVITDAGSLYNAINQYDAKLILRDVRFGATSYSSVAYTNNPDKYCDDEPVMATYAASDVEMSYCNGIEEAGADATGQGPLGLDALSKIDDGTKVALQAATSPAGYQYPIVAMQDAGIDTDNGIQQVPVEGNNNAVLAVYNDDAEVSFGFWDARSTVLEEAPDVSDKVVAFGYTEQIPNGGVAVSQSLPDDLVAQLTTAMDEYADSSDEAADVMFNLVGLSDWTADTQQEQIDRYGEILAKFQN is encoded by the coding sequence ATGCGCAAGTCCCTTGCCGCCACGAGCCTCCTCGCCGTGGCCGCCCTTACCCTCACCGGCTGTGCCGCCGGCGACTCCGACGCTTCGGCCACCTCCGGCTCGAGCGAATGGCCCGAGTCGATCACCATCTCGCTCGTGCCCTCGACCGAGGGTGAAGACCTCGCCGAGGCGCTCGACCCGCTCACCACGTACCTCTCGGACGAGCTCGGCATCGAGGTGAACGGCGTCGTCGCCACCGACTACGCCGCCACCGTCGAGGCACTCGGCGCCGACCAGGCCCAGGTCGTCATCACCGACGCCGGCTCGCTCTACAACGCGATCAACCAGTACGACGCGAAGCTCATCCTGCGCGACGTGCGCTTCGGCGCCACCTCGTACTCGTCGGTCGCCTACACGAACAACCCCGACAAGTACTGCGATGACGAGCCCGTCATGGCAACCTACGCCGCGAGCGACGTCGAAATGTCGTACTGCAACGGCATCGAGGAGGCCGGCGCCGACGCGACCGGTCAGGGCCCGCTCGGCCTCGACGCCCTGAGCAAGATCGACGACGGCACGAAGGTCGCGCTCCAGGCCGCGACCTCGCCCGCCGGCTACCAGTACCCGATCGTCGCGATGCAGGATGCGGGCATCGACACCGACAACGGCATTCAGCAGGTGCCGGTCGAGGGCAACAACAACGCGGTACTCGCGGTCTACAACGACGACGCCGAGGTGAGCTTCGGTTTCTGGGACGCTCGCTCGACCGTGCTCGAAGAGGCCCCGGACGTCTCGGACAAGGTCGTCGCCTTCGGCTACACCGAGCAGATCCCGAACGGCGGCGTCGCCGTCTCGCAGTCGCTGCCCGACGACCTCGTCGCCCAGCTCACCACCGCGATGGACGAGTACGCCGACTCCTCGGACGAGGCTGCTGACGTCATGTTCAACCTCGTGGGCCTGTCGGACTGGACTGCTGACACGCAGCAGGAGCAGATCGACCGCTACGGCGAAATCCTCGCCAAGTTCCAGAACTAA
- a CDS encoding ABC transporter substrate-binding protein → MKRRPLVAASAAALVAVFGLTACSGGDSAGTAANGVDAATATSADDFGSFDELVAAAQAEGELNVIALPETWANYGAIIQGFEDKYGITVNSASPDVSSAEEIQAADNLKGQDTAPDVFDLGTAVALESTDYFAPYQVQTWDDIPAENKEESGLWVNNYTGVMSIGYDSDKFEAPTSLDDLLGSEYAGSVALNGNPTEAGAAFAGVGMATVQQGGSLDDFQTGVDFFQELNDAGNFLTVDPTPATIAQGETPVVIDWSFNNIGQQAETPSWENAVLPGTAYVSYYNEAINADAPHPAAARLWMEWIFSDEVQNLYLEAGAFPVRLAAMDEAGTVDADALEAAGGLPEEQVTATTEETEAANELLATEWPKVIS, encoded by the coding sequence GTGAAACGACGCCCCCTCGTCGCGGCCTCCGCTGCCGCCCTTGTCGCCGTGTTCGGCCTGACCGCATGCAGCGGCGGTGATTCCGCGGGCACCGCCGCGAACGGTGTCGACGCCGCCACCGCCACGAGCGCCGACGACTTCGGCAGCTTCGACGAACTCGTCGCCGCGGCCCAGGCCGAGGGCGAGCTCAACGTCATCGCGCTGCCCGAGACCTGGGCGAACTACGGCGCGATCATTCAGGGCTTCGAAGATAAATACGGCATCACCGTCAACTCGGCTTCGCCCGACGTCTCGAGCGCCGAGGAGATCCAGGCCGCCGACAACCTCAAGGGCCAGGACACCGCCCCCGACGTCTTCGACCTCGGCACCGCGGTTGCGCTCGAGAGCACCGACTACTTCGCGCCGTACCAGGTGCAGACGTGGGACGACATTCCCGCCGAGAACAAGGAAGAGTCGGGCCTGTGGGTGAACAACTACACCGGCGTCATGTCGATCGGCTACGACTCGGACAAATTCGAGGCGCCCACCTCGCTCGATGACCTCCTCGGCTCGGAGTACGCCGGTTCGGTGGCGCTCAACGGCAACCCGACCGAGGCCGGCGCGGCCTTCGCGGGCGTCGGCATGGCGACCGTGCAGCAGGGCGGCTCGCTCGACGACTTCCAGACCGGCGTCGACTTCTTCCAGGAGCTCAACGACGCGGGCAACTTCCTCACCGTCGACCCGACCCCCGCGACCATCGCGCAGGGCGAGACCCCGGTCGTGATCGACTGGTCGTTCAACAACATCGGCCAGCAGGCCGAGACCCCGAGCTGGGAGAACGCGGTTCTGCCCGGCACCGCCTACGTCTCGTACTATAACGAGGCGATCAACGCGGATGCGCCGCACCCCGCCGCCGCGCGCCTGTGGATGGAGTGGATCTTCTCGGACGAGGTGCAGAACCTCTACCTCGAGGCCGGCGCCTTCCCCGTGCGCCTCGCGGCCATGGATGAGGCCGGCACCGTCGACGCCGACGCGCTCGAGGCCGCCGGTGGCCTACCCGAGGAGCAGGTGACCGCGACGACCGAGGAGACCGAGGCCGCGAACGAGCTGCTCGCGACCGAGTGGCCGAAGGTCATCAGTTAG
- a CDS encoding amino acid deaminase, translated as MIERAEWLPRVLADIGEDAAAGRFAAWGHSTIIDENTGGPVLDRELFTRLHDAAGIEANYPVGNAGLLHVYGYWFSDEPTPYGFKRDRWADGHLAQALGLPADAFHLGGDRTLLERVTDAIRPQLLAPPADARGTADVRLGDATARVVLVGADEASSSALIYGIDDGDGLRLITAFPLAGEPREVISDFVEHPRYRWNADESSKTSPAVHLDVDL; from the coding sequence GTGATCGAGCGCGCCGAGTGGCTGCCGCGGGTGCTCGCCGACATTGGCGAGGACGCCGCGGCCGGCCGGTTCGCGGCCTGGGGCCACTCGACCATCATCGACGAGAATACGGGCGGGCCGGTGCTCGACCGCGAGCTGTTCACCCGCCTGCACGACGCGGCGGGCATCGAGGCGAACTATCCCGTCGGTAACGCCGGGCTGCTCCACGTCTACGGCTATTGGTTTTCGGACGAGCCGACCCCGTACGGCTTCAAGCGCGATCGTTGGGCCGACGGGCACCTCGCGCAGGCACTCGGCCTGCCCGCCGACGCATTCCACCTCGGCGGTGACCGCACCTTGCTCGAGCGCGTGACCGACGCCATCCGGCCGCAGCTGCTCGCCCCGCCGGCGGATGCGCGGGGCACGGCCGACGTGCGGCTCGGCGACGCGACGGCGCGGGTCGTGCTCGTGGGCGCCGACGAAGCGTCCAGCTCGGCCCTCATCTACGGCATCGACGACGGTGACGGCCTCCGCCTGATCACCGCGTTTCCGCTCGCCGGCGAGCCTCGCGAGGTGATCTCGGACTTTGTCGAGCATCCGCGATATCGCTGGAACGCGGACGAATCGTCCAAAACGTCACCCGCTGTTCACCTGGATGTAGACCTTTAG
- a CDS encoding LysR family transcriptional regulator, with protein MKRLRMLLELDRLGTVSAVAKLLSYSTSAVSQQLAQLERDFDAALLEPDGRRVRLTAQGQVLLGHARRVLREWEGAHSAVTTSQDEVRGHLSLAAFQSACLTMVPELVRELREQHPSADVSVVQADADVSRDRVVSREFDLAIVERYSGQTFPRREDIVETVLFDDRMLLVVPEGLERDVAGPRDVADLDWVMELPGTPTRDWAMSLCRRAGFEPRIRFESSDMLVHQNLAREGVAVGFLPALIPSRLLSGTRFVDLGPAESRTVYTVSRRSLQSTPLMMAVLGLLARRPEAAVNEPAV; from the coding sequence ATGAAGCGGTTGCGGATGCTGCTCGAGCTCGACCGGCTCGGCACGGTTTCGGCGGTGGCGAAGCTCCTCTCGTACAGCACGTCGGCGGTGTCGCAGCAGCTCGCGCAGCTCGAGCGCGACTTCGACGCGGCACTGCTCGAACCGGATGGGCGCCGGGTGCGGCTCACGGCGCAGGGCCAGGTGCTGCTCGGTCACGCGCGCCGAGTGCTGCGCGAATGGGAGGGCGCGCACTCGGCCGTGACGACCTCGCAGGATGAGGTGCGCGGGCACCTCTCGCTTGCCGCGTTCCAGAGCGCCTGCCTGACGATGGTGCCCGAGCTCGTGCGCGAGCTGCGGGAGCAGCATCCGTCGGCCGATGTCAGCGTGGTGCAGGCGGATGCCGACGTCTCGCGCGACCGGGTCGTGTCACGCGAGTTCGATCTCGCGATCGTCGAGCGCTACTCGGGGCAGACGTTCCCGCGCCGCGAAGACATTGTCGAGACGGTGCTGTTCGACGACCGCATGCTGCTCGTGGTGCCCGAGGGGCTCGAGCGCGACGTCGCGGGGCCTCGCGACGTCGCCGACCTCGACTGGGTCATGGAGCTGCCGGGCACGCCGACGCGTGACTGGGCGATGTCGCTGTGCCGGCGCGCGGGCTTCGAGCCGCGCATCCGCTTCGAGAGCTCCGACATGCTCGTGCACCAGAACCTCGCCCGCGAGGGTGTCGCGGTCGGGTTCCTGCCCGCGCTCATCCCGTCGCGGCTGCTCAGCGGCACGCGCTTCGTCGACCTCGGGCCGGCTGAGTCGCGCACGGTCTACACGGTGTCGCGGCGCAGCCTGCAGTCGACGCCGCTCATGATGGCCGTGCTCGGCCTGCTCGCGCGCCGCCCGGAGGCCGCCGTCAACGAACCGGCCGTGTAG
- a CDS encoding NADH:flavin oxidoreductase/NADH oxidase, which translates to MTHKLFEPLTLRGVTFRNRIWVPPMCQYVVEQHDGVPTPWHLAHLGQFAIGGAGAIIVEATGVVPEGRISPRDLGLWNDEQRDAFAPIVDFVHAQGAQIGIQLAHAGRKASTYGEYDAEGKTGSLSPEDGAWTTVAPSAVAFDGLATPEALDEAGLAEVKAAFVAAAHRALDAGFDFLELHAAHGYLLHSFISPLSNQRTDAYGGSLENRSRLLLEIVDAVRAEIADTVPLFVRLSATDWTEGGVTIDETVQLASWLKEHGVDLIDVSTGGNVLAEIPVGPGYQTPFASRVRAEAGIPTGAVGIINDPLQAEHVLVTGQADAVLIGRELLRNPRLPIQAQEALRFDAGLVPGPYRRAHR; encoded by the coding sequence ATGACCCACAAGCTGTTCGAGCCACTCACGCTGCGCGGCGTGACCTTCCGCAACCGCATCTGGGTGCCGCCGATGTGTCAGTACGTTGTCGAGCAGCACGACGGCGTGCCCACCCCGTGGCACCTCGCGCACCTCGGCCAGTTCGCGATCGGTGGCGCTGGTGCAATCATCGTCGAGGCGACGGGCGTTGTGCCCGAGGGGCGCATCTCGCCGCGCGACCTCGGCCTGTGGAACGACGAACAGCGCGACGCGTTCGCCCCGATCGTTGACTTCGTGCACGCGCAGGGCGCCCAAATCGGCATTCAGCTCGCCCACGCGGGCCGCAAGGCGAGCACCTACGGCGAGTACGACGCCGAGGGCAAGACCGGCTCGCTCTCGCCGGAGGACGGCGCCTGGACGACGGTCGCCCCGTCGGCGGTCGCTTTCGACGGCCTTGCCACCCCCGAGGCACTCGACGAGGCCGGCCTCGCCGAGGTGAAGGCCGCGTTTGTCGCCGCGGCCCACCGCGCCCTCGATGCCGGCTTCGACTTCCTCGAACTCCACGCCGCCCACGGCTACCTGCTCCACTCGTTCATCTCGCCGCTGAGCAACCAGCGCACCGACGCCTACGGCGGCTCGCTCGAGAACCGCTCGCGCCTGCTGCTCGAAATCGTCGACGCCGTGCGCGCCGAGATCGCCGACACCGTGCCGCTGTTCGTGCGCCTCTCGGCCACCGACTGGACCGAGGGCGGCGTCACGATCGACGAGACCGTGCAGCTCGCGAGCTGGCTCAAGGAGCACGGCGTCGACCTCATCGACGTGTCGACCGGCGGCAACGTGCTCGCCGAGATCCCCGTCGGCCCCGGCTACCAGACGCCGTTCGCGAGCCGCGTGCGCGCCGAGGCGGGCATCCCGACCGGCGCGGTCGGAATCATCAACGACCCGCTGCAGGCCGAGCACGTGCTCGTCACTGGCCAGGCCGACGCCGTCCTCATCGGCCGCGAGCTGCTGCGCAACCCGCGCCTGCCCATTCAGGCGCAGGAGGCGCTGCGCTTCGACGCCGGGCTCGTGCCCGGGCCCTACCGACGCGCGCACCGCTAA
- the rarD gene encoding EamA family transporter RarD produces the protein MNDLVMPTTGAIQVLPQRPNADVAAQPAATSPARTANARGILTSVVASVAFAALFGIPSLLDGLDASAAFGWRIIAALPFLALILTLLRQWPEMRRILGRIRQRPTLALVLVTDGLLFGVQTWLFAWAPTSGNALAVSMGYFLLPLMLVALGVVLYRERLSGFGIAAVALAVAGVVVALATGASISWATFAVALGYPAYFVLRRRFNLDSPAALALEMTALLPIAAIFVVQPHTLAAMAATPTNWLGVALLGVLTAIGFATYSLAQRALPMSLFGMLSYLEPVLLVVVSVALLGESLTFADALTYGAIALAIGMLGLDGLPKSTRREAGRRRRPRARATGRPTRRKRRPTTQRDDAIAAGR, from the coding sequence GTGAACGATCTCGTCATGCCCACCACCGGCGCAATCCAGGTGCTCCCCCAGCGCCCGAACGCCGACGTCGCCGCCCAGCCGGCCGCGACGTCGCCCGCGCGCACCGCGAATGCCCGAGGCATCCTCACCTCGGTCGTCGCCTCGGTCGCGTTCGCCGCGCTCTTCGGCATCCCGAGCCTGCTCGACGGCCTCGACGCCTCCGCCGCCTTCGGCTGGCGCATCATCGCCGCGCTGCCGTTCCTCGCGCTCATCCTCACGCTGCTGCGACAGTGGCCCGAAATGCGGCGCATCCTCGGCCGCATCCGCCAGCGCCCGACCCTCGCGCTCGTGCTCGTCACCGACGGCCTGCTCTTCGGCGTGCAGACCTGGTTGTTCGCGTGGGCACCGACGAGCGGCAACGCGCTCGCGGTGTCGATGGGCTACTTCCTGCTGCCCCTCATGCTCGTCGCGCTCGGCGTCGTGCTCTACCGCGAGCGCCTGAGTGGCTTCGGCATCGCCGCGGTCGCCCTCGCCGTCGCCGGCGTCGTCGTCGCCCTCGCGACCGGCGCGAGCATCTCGTGGGCGACATTCGCGGTCGCCCTCGGTTACCCGGCCTACTTCGTGCTGCGCCGCCGTTTCAACCTCGACTCGCCCGCCGCCCTCGCGCTCGAAATGACGGCACTGCTGCCGATCGCCGCGATCTTCGTGGTGCAGCCCCACACGCTCGCCGCGATGGCCGCAACACCGACGAACTGGCTCGGCGTCGCGCTGCTCGGCGTGCTCACGGCGATCGGTTTCGCGACCTACTCGCTCGCGCAGCGGGCGCTGCCCATGAGCCTGTTCGGCATGCTCAGCTACCTCGAGCCGGTTCTGCTGGTCGTCGTCTCAGTCGCGCTGCTCGGCGAATCGCTCACGTTCGCCGACGCGCTCACCTACGGCGCGATCGCGCTTGCGATCGGGATGCTCGGCCTCGACGGGCTGCCAAAGTCGACCCGGCGCGAGGCCGGTCGGCGTCGCCGGCCGCGCGCGCGGGCTACTGGGCGCCCGACGCGCCGGAAGCGTCGTCCCACGACTCAACGTGATGACGCCATTGCAGCCGGACGGTGA
- a CDS encoding ABC transporter ATP-binding protein, with translation MADTATTVATERGTPIVFDGVTKAYGDTTVLHGIDLDVRPGEFVALLGPSGCGKTTMLRCLAGLEQVSGGSILVGGDDVAPVPVNHRDMSVVFQAYSLFPHMTVAQNVSFGLEMRRIGKAERARRVDEALELVGLAATKERFAHQLSGGQQQRVALARALVTRPRALLLDEPLSALDAKVRVRLRDEIKAIQTELGITTIFVTHDQEEALAVADRIAVMRAGVIEQLGTPEELYRRPATPFVASFVGDSNRLPGTYLGGEVRLPGASLPVLPGSDAQEGDAVNAFVRPEQLRLDAGEAEQGVPVTVVSSGFFGAHRRTVVRLEGGDLVTVQHGPSQQFASDDRARLLYLGDPVAVEAA, from the coding sequence ATGGCTGACACTGCCACCACCGTTGCCACCGAGCGCGGCACGCCGATCGTGTTTGACGGCGTGACGAAAGCGTACGGCGACACCACCGTGCTCCACGGCATCGACCTCGACGTTCGCCCCGGCGAGTTTGTGGCGCTGCTCGGCCCGTCGGGCTGCGGCAAGACGACGATGCTGCGCTGCCTCGCCGGCCTCGAGCAGGTCTCGGGCGGGAGCATCCTCGTCGGCGGCGACGACGTCGCACCCGTGCCCGTGAACCACCGCGACATGTCGGTCGTGTTCCAGGCCTACTCGCTGTTCCCCCACATGACCGTCGCGCAGAACGTGAGCTTCGGCCTCGAGATGCGCCGGATCGGCAAGGCTGAGCGCGCGCGCCGCGTCGACGAAGCCCTCGAACTCGTCGGCCTCGCGGCGACGAAGGAGCGCTTCGCCCACCAGCTCTCGGGCGGCCAGCAGCAGCGCGTCGCGCTCGCCCGCGCGCTCGTCACGCGGCCCCGCGCCCTGTTGCTCGACGAGCCGCTCTCGGCGCTCGATGCGAAGGTGCGCGTGCGCCTGCGCGACGAGATCAAGGCGATCCAGACCGAGCTCGGCATCACGACCATCTTCGTGACGCACGACCAGGAGGAGGCGCTCGCCGTCGCCGACCGCATCGCGGTGATGCGCGCGGGCGTCATCGAGCAGCTCGGCACGCCCGAGGAGCTCTACCGCCGCCCCGCTACCCCGTTCGTCGCGAGCTTTGTGGGCGACTCGAACCGCCTGCCCGGCACGTACCTCGGCGGCGAGGTACGCCTGCCCGGCGCCTCGCTGCCGGTGCTCCCGGGCTCGGATGCGCAGGAGGGCGACGCGGTGAACGCGTTCGTTCGCCCCGAGCAGTTGCGGCTCGACGCCGGCGAGGCCGAGCAGGGCGTGCCCGTCACGGTCGTCTCGAGCGGCTTCTTTGGTGCGCACCGCCGCACCGTCGTTCGGCTCGAGGGCGGCGACCTCGTCACGGTGCAGCACGGCCCGAGCCAGCAGTTCGCGAGCGACGACCGCGCACGGCTGCTCTACCTCGGCGACCCGGTCGCCGTGGAGGCCGCGTGA
- a CDS encoding ABC transporter permease, with the protein MSGATKRRQPAATVSGRAPAWLRITILVVICGLFVIPLLAMLEFTLRGDSGYSLEHWQALFDPENARSYRNLWKGITNSLLLALITIIIVWVLFLPTIVLVHLRFPRLARAFEFLTIMPIAIPAIVLVVGLAPLYRVIVQVLGGEIWTLALAYGVLVLPFAYRAIVSELQGMDAVTLTEAARTLGASWFTVLVRIIVPGIRRGLTSATLITAAVVLGEFTVSSLLNRVTLQVALLDVSRSDPWAAVITSLCSLIVVFVLLFVFASIRPRGERRRKHKEVAANG; encoded by the coding sequence ATGAGCGGCGCAACGAAGCGGCGGCAGCCGGCCGCGACCGTGTCGGGGCGCGCACCAGCCTGGCTGCGCATCACGATCCTCGTCGTCATCTGCGGCCTGTTCGTCATTCCGCTGCTCGCGATGCTCGAGTTCACGCTGCGCGGCGACTCGGGCTACAGCCTCGAGCACTGGCAGGCCCTGTTCGACCCCGAGAACGCGCGCTCGTACCGCAACCTCTGGAAGGGCATCACGAACTCGCTGCTGCTCGCGCTCATCACGATCATCATCGTCTGGGTGCTGTTCTTGCCGACGATCGTGCTCGTGCACCTGCGCTTCCCGCGGCTGGCGCGCGCCTTCGAGTTCCTCACGATCATGCCCATCGCGATCCCCGCGATCGTGCTCGTCGTCGGCCTCGCCCCGCTCTATCGCGTCATCGTGCAGGTGCTCGGCGGCGAGATCTGGACGCTCGCGCTGGCCTACGGCGTGCTCGTGCTGCCATTCGCCTACCGCGCCATCGTCTCCGAGCTGCAGGGGATGGATGCGGTGACGCTCACCGAGGCGGCGCGCACCCTCGGCGCCAGTTGGTTCACGGTGCTCGTGCGCATCATCGTGCCGGGCATCCGCCGCGGGCTCACGAGCGCGACGCTCATCACCGCCGCGGTCGTGCTCGGCGAGTTCACGGTCTCGTCGCTGCTCAACCGCGTGACGCTGCAGGTCGCGCTCCTCGACGTCTCGCGCAGCGACCCGTGGGCGGCCGTGATCACCTCGCTGTGCTCCCTCATCGTCGTATTTGTTCTACTGTTCGTATTCGCCTCGATTCGCCCTCGCGGCGAACGCCGGCGCAAGCACAAGGAGGTCGCCGCGAATGGCTGA
- a CDS encoding MDR family oxidoreductase: protein MSFRAIVIEQTTDRGRITEHAATLRELDDDFLAGSGGERPIDIEVEYSDINYKDGMALAGRPGIVKASPLIPGIDLVGRVVSSADLAFQPGDEVILTGDGIGETKHGGLSGRARVSGEALVRRPESLSAKRAAAIGTAGFTAMLSVLALERAGLDPSSGPVAVTGASGGVGSVAVATLAKLGYEVTAITGRADAQRDFLASLGAAEVLDRAEFVESGAPLQKRRWAGAVDCVGSTMLANMLSQTFDNGTVTACGLAAGTDLPTTVLPFILRGVSLAGINSVTASRTLRQQAWDRLASDLPFELLDSLTEETNLEGAFDVADAILAGQVRGRTVVKLA, encoded by the coding sequence GTGAGCTTTCGCGCCATCGTTATCGAACAGACCACCGACCGGGGTCGCATCACCGAGCACGCCGCCACACTGCGCGAGCTCGACGACGACTTCCTCGCCGGCTCGGGCGGTGAGCGGCCGATCGACATCGAGGTCGAGTACTCCGACATCAATTACAAGGACGGCATGGCGCTCGCCGGCCGCCCCGGAATCGTCAAGGCGTCCCCGCTCATCCCCGGCATCGACCTCGTCGGCCGCGTCGTCTCCTCGGCCGATCTCGCGTTCCAGCCGGGCGACGAGGTGATCCTCACGGGCGACGGCATCGGCGAGACGAAGCACGGTGGTTTGAGCGGGCGGGCCCGCGTCAGCGGCGAGGCGCTCGTGCGCCGACCCGAGTCGCTCAGCGCGAAGCGCGCGGCGGCGATCGGCACGGCAGGCTTCACCGCGATGCTCTCGGTGCTCGCGCTCGAGCGCGCTGGCCTCGACCCGAGTTCGGGGCCCGTCGCGGTGACCGGCGCCTCGGGCGGCGTCGGCTCGGTCGCCGTCGCGACCCTCGCGAAGCTCGGCTACGAGGTGACCGCGATCACCGGCCGCGCCGACGCCCAGCGCGACTTCCTCGCATCCCTCGGCGCGGCCGAGGTGCTCGACCGGGCCGAGTTCGTCGAGTCCGGGGCGCCCCTGCAGAAGCGACGCTGGGCCGGCGCCGTCGACTGCGTCGGCTCGACGATGCTCGCGAATATGCTCTCGCAGACGTTCGACAACGGCACCGTCACGGCCTGCGGCCTCGCCGCGGGCACCGACCTGCCGACAACGGTGCTGCCGTTCATCCTCCGCGGCGTCTCGCTCGCGGGCATCAACTCGGTCACCGCGTCGCGCACCCTCCGGCAGCAGGCGTGGGACCGCCTCGCGAGCGACCTGCCATTCGAGCTGCTCGACTCGCTCACCGAGGAAACGAACCTCGAGGGTGCCTTCGACGTCGCCGACGCGATCCTCGCGGGTCAGGTTCGCGGCCGCACCGTTGTGAAGCTCGCGTAG
- a CDS encoding ABC transporter permease produces MKWLGLTPFALYVLVFLAVPTVLAIATGFVDTDGTFTLENVAHLGDPVVLGSFWNSIWVSGLTAIIGGVLGALLCVALTGSKPGGVLRRVIDAASSVLAQFGGVMLAFAFIATIGIQGLVTVLLRDALDIDLYADGVWLYQLPGLILPYLYFQVPLMVIVFLPAMEGLRREWAEAAATLGGSSFTYWRRIAAPILAPSFLGSLLLLFANAFSSYATAAALISQGAQIVPLQIRGALIAETGASRANTAGALALGMIIVMVVVMAAYSLLQRRAARWQR; encoded by the coding sequence ATGAAGTGGCTCGGACTCACCCCGTTCGCGCTCTACGTGCTCGTGTTTCTCGCCGTGCCCACCGTGCTCGCAATCGCGACCGGTTTCGTCGACACCGACGGCACCTTCACGCTCGAGAACGTCGCGCACCTCGGCGACCCGGTCGTGCTCGGCTCGTTCTGGAATTCGATCTGGGTGAGCGGCCTCACCGCGATCATCGGCGGGGTGCTCGGCGCCCTGCTCTGCGTCGCCCTCACCGGCTCGAAGCCGGGCGGCGTGCTGCGCCGCGTCATCGACGCCGCGTCGAGCGTGCTCGCGCAGTTCGGCGGTGTCATGCTCGCCTTCGCGTTCATCGCGACCATCGGCATCCAGGGCCTCGTGACCGTGCTGCTGCGCGATGCGCTCGACATCGACCTGTACGCCGACGGCGTCTGGCTCTACCAGCTGCCCGGGCTGATCCTCCCCTACCTCTACTTCCAGGTGCCGCTCATGGTCATCGTTTTCCTGCCCGCGATGGAGGGGCTGCGCCGCGAATGGGCGGAGGCCGCCGCGACGCTCGGCGGCTCGTCGTTCACCTACTGGCGCCGCATCGCCGCGCCGATCCTCGCCCCGTCGTTCCTCGGCTCACTGCTGCTGCTCTTCGCGAACGCGTTCTCGTCGTACGCGACCGCCGCCGCGCTCATCAGCCAGGGCGCGCAGATCGTGCCGCTGCAGATTCGCGGCGCGCTCATCGCCGAGACCGGGGCCTCGCGCGCGAACACCGCGGGCGCGCTCGCGCTCGGCATGATCATCGTCATGGTCGTCGTCATGGCCGCCTACTCGCTGCTGCAGCGCCGAGCCGCGAGGTGGCAGCGATGA